In one Cyclopterus lumpus isolate fCycLum1 chromosome 22, fCycLum1.pri, whole genome shotgun sequence genomic region, the following are encoded:
- the tmem63c gene encoding calcium permeable stress-gated cation channel 1, with product MAHSELFVTRAPPVEGTRVELDVLSFLDSFGEDNSTADRCYHSHSRSSVLQGLPFGGVPTVLAINVVLWMLLLLIFSCLRKAAWDYGRLALLMENDSLTSLFYGEPSEKEKSPSESSPSDSETKDMGFCSWLSSLYHMKDEEIRSKCGIDAVTYLSFQRHIILLMTVVCLLSLAIILPVNFSGNLLGDSPENFGRTTLANVSAKDSFLWLHSILALVYFIITLLCMAHHLIRLEYREDEQVARTLMITSIPREISDPGLLTKHFHEAYPSCTVTDIRFCFDVHTLMRLDLERRKAMKGRLYFATKAQKEGRIMIKTHPCAQIFCCDICGFEKVDAEQYYSELEEKRTDEFNAEKNRISMKRLGIAFVTFRDERMTAVIVKDYGCVRCRRRPQQSSITTVVQSQRWGVNYAPAPSDIIWENLSVCGSRWWLRCVLLNILLFLLLFFLTTPAIIVNTMDKFNVTRPVDSLRSPVITQFFPTLLLWAFSVLLPFIVYYSAFFESHWTRSGENQVTMHKCFFLLVFMVIILPSLGLSSLDLFFTWLFDVNFLDEKEVKFQCVFLPDNGAFFVNYVITSSLIGTSMELLRIPALTVYALRLCFAKSQAERIHVKRSQAYEFQFGLEYAWTMCIFAVSMTYSITCPIITPFGLLYVILKHMVDRYNIYYAYIPTKLSQRIHRAAISQVILAPILCMFWLLFFSMLRLGPVHPITLFTSVSLLSCIAFSLFRLCLRKQPDKSTSYQMSDQQAEETFTDEDRSTETSTTASSLFVASVLLEPELALTPMPSPAHHSYGTMASSQSSSHGVAEEERCEEGHAQTRETELQDPPDPYCSSLVGFQ from the exons ATGGCGCACTCTGAGCTGTTCGTGACAAGAGCGCCCCCTGTGGAGGGGACACGTGTGGAGCTGGATGTTCTCAGCTTCCTGGATTCTTTTGGGGAAGACAACAGCACTGCGGACAGATGCTACCACTCGCACTCCCGCAGCAGTGTCCTCCAAGGTCTGCCATTTGGAGGAGTGCCCACGGTCCTCGCCATCAATGTCGTGCTCTGGATG CTCCTGTTGCTCATCTTCTCCTGTCTGAGGAAGGCTGCATGGGACTATGGCCGCCTGGCTCTGCTGATGGAGAATGACAG TCTCACATCCCTGTTTTATGGAGAACCAAGTGAGAAAGAGAAGTCTCCGTCAGAGTCCAGCCCTTCCGACTCTGAGACCAAGGACATG GGCTTCTGCTCATGGCTGTCATCACTCTACCATATGAA GGATGAGGAGATCCGTAGCAAATGTGGCATCGACGCCGTCACATACCTGTCCTTCCAGCGCCACATCATCCTGCTCATGACAGTGGTTTGCCTGCTGTCTTTGGCCATAATCCTGCCGGTCAACTTTTCTGGGAACCTCCTGG GAGACAGTCCTGAAAACTTTGGAAGAACAACACTGGCTAATGTTAGTGCAAA GGACAGCTTTCTGTGGCTCCACAGCATCTTGGCTCTGGTCTACTTCATCATCACGTTGCTGTGTATGGCTCACCACTTGATACGGCTGGAGTACCGAGAAGATGAGCAG GTAGCCAGGACACTGATGATTACCTCCATACCAAGAGAGATCTCTGACCCCGGACTCCTCACCAAACACTTCCA TGAGGCCTACCCCAGCTGTACTGTCACTGATATCCGATTCTGCTTTGATGTCCACACGCTGATGAGGCTGGACTTAGAGAG ACGCAAGGCAATGAAAGGCAGGCTGTATTTTGCCACAAAGGCCCAAAAGGAAGGGAGGATCATGATCAAGACCCATCCATGTGCTCAGATATTCTGCTGCGACATCTGTGGCTTTGAAAAG GTGGATGCAGAACAGTACTACAGCGAGTTAGAAGAAAAGCGGACAGACGAGTTTAACGCTGAGAAGAACCGCATCTCCATGAAGAGGCTCGGCATTGCCTTTGTGACTTTTCGTGATGAGAGGATGACTGCTGT CATTGTGAAGGACTATGGTTGTGTACGCTGCCGTCGCAGACCACAGCAGTCCAGCATCACCACTGTGGTGCAGTCGCAAAGGTGGGGGGTCAACTACGCACCTGCTCCTAGTGACATCATCTG GGAAAACCTGTCAGTGTGCGGATCTCGCTGGTGGCTCCGATGCGTCCTCCTCAacattctcctcttcctgctgctgttctTCCTCACCACTCCAGCCATCATCGTCAACACAATGGACAAGTTCAACGTCACAAGGCCTGTGGACAGTCTGCGG AGCCCTGTCATTACCCAGTTCTTCCCAACCCTCCTGCTGTGGGCGTTTTCGGTACTCCTGCCTTTCATCGTCTACTACTCAGCCTTCTTTGAGTCCCACTGGACCAG ATCTGGTGAGAACCAAGTAACGATGCACAAGTGTTTTTTCCTGCTGGTCTTCATGGTCATCATCCTGCCCTCACTTGGTCTGTCCAG TCTGGACCTGTTCTTCACATGGCTCTTTGATGTCAACTTCTTGGATGAGAAGGAGGTCAAATTCCA gtgtgtgtttctTCCTGACAACGGTGCATTCTTTGTGAACTATGTGATTACATCAAGTCTGATTGGCACATCTATGGAGCTGCTCCGTATCCCAGCACTGACAGTGTATGCCCTCCGCCTCTGCTTTGCCAAGTCCCAGGCTGAGCGCATTCATGTCAAACGG AGCCAAGCTTATGAGTTCCAGTTTGGCCTGGAGTACGCCTGGACCATGTGTATCTTTGCAGTCAGTATGACCTACAGCATCACATGTCCCATCATTACACCCTTTG GTCTGCTCTATGTGATCCTGAAGCACATGGTCGACCGATACAACATCTACTATGCATACATTCCCACTAAACTCAGCCAACGGATCCACAGAGCAGCCATCAGCCAGGTCATCCTGGCCCCCATCCTCTGCATGTTCTGGCTGCTCTTCTTCTCAATGCTCAGATTAG GTCCAGTTCATCCCATCACCCTCTTCACCTCAGTGTCCCTGCTCTCCTGTATTGCCTTTTCCCTCTTTCGCTTGTGCCTTAGGAAGCAACCAGACAAGTCGACAAGCTATCAG atgtCCGATCAGCAAGCAGAGGAGACGTTTACTGATGAAGACAGGAGTACCGAAACATCCACAACTGCTTCTAGT CTGTTTGTGGCATCTGTGCTGCTGGAGCCAGAGCTGGCTTTGACTCCCATGCCGTCCCCGGCCCACCACAGCTACGGCACCATGGCCAGCTCCCAAAGTTCAAGCCACGGCGTGGCGGAGGAAGAGCGGTGTGAGGAAGGCCACGCCCAGACCCGTGAGACTGAACTCCAAGACCCCCCAGACC